The following is a genomic window from Leptospira wolbachii serovar Codice str. CDC.
CCATGTCTTGAAGTCATACCCAAATGTATGCCTCAGGACATGAATAAGACCTTGAATTTAATTAGTGAAATAAGCCTATTTTAATCACTTATTCTTGCTTGATTTTTTCATAAATTGCCATATCTTATGCCTATGGAAAAAGAGCTAGAAATTTTAAAAACCCAGATCATTTCTCTCGTAAATCCATTGAAAATTATCCTTTTTGGCTCAAGAGCAACTAAAACGGCAGGAAAGAATAGTGATTATGATCTTCTAATCATTATGCCTGACGGAACTAATAAAAGGGAAATTGCGCAATATCTTTATAAAAATATAGGTAATATCAAAATCTCATTTGACATTGTTGTCGCTACTCCCGAAACTCTCGAAAAATATTCTAATATCCGACATTTAATT
Proteins encoded in this region:
- a CDS encoding nucleotidyltransferase domain-containing protein → MEKELEILKTQIISLVNPLKIILFGSRATKTAGKNSDYDLLIIMPDGTNKREIAQYLYKNIGNIKISFDIVVATPETLEKYSNIRHLIYFHALKNGLELYAA